The Psilocybe cubensis strain MGC-MH-2018 chromosome 7, whole genome shotgun sequence genome has a window encoding:
- a CDS encoding Serine/threonine-protein kinase SMU1, whose amino-acid sequence MSFSQSTLNQRSYPNQPHRQSKTVEYHLPSRASIQEYQALLADHAVEAAKSSAFIPSRQAPAPPSHSAYRSKTPTETSLPPPPASAPAPTQGRVRNSLQKPHPRTRNNSLTTPPVIVEHDPFAANVNEPPLAQHLKTHKSGSMAAGTSPPPRPSRANTANLNDIIPNPSQLAARRLSVPATPMFEDGHFYADPQETLPSGPSNDYTSSAPPSTNTRIRSRSGTTGKTKKGVLGMMSEMFNTPKRVEISTPFDPVHLTHVGFNSSTGEFTGLPKEWQQLLQESGISRSEQEKNPQAVMEIVKFYQEGHGDVWDKLGNVGGNQDVSFLQSKLEESFQNPRSPPPPPKKHGAQSTTPSTSVTSPSSYRPAPTPPSAATPALDRSTSQRAPTKTTKTPDLGRANTTRDRRSPAPGQTASGPTLGNQQKAQSTKPSPVSSSSDLPLKQQQLTASPAVRERSDPRAQNQAPSPAASSLAKVSGVATPRRREKKVDKGKEEDIVKRLQAICTDADPTRLYRNLVKIGQGASGGVYTAYQVGTNLSVAIKQMDLEKQPKKDLIINEILVMRSSRHPNIVNYIDSFLHKNDLWVVMEYMEGGSLTDVVTANLMTEGQIAAVSRETCQGLEHLHRHGVIHRDIKSDNVLLSMVGDIKLTDFGFCAQISDPAHAKRTTMVGTPYWMAPEVVTRKEYGPKVDIWSLGIMAIEMIEGEPPYLNQNPLKALYLIATNGTPTIANPENLSPVFSDYLAKTLEVDAEKRPNATELLQHPFFKLSEPLRTLAPLIKAARDIAKNK is encoded by the exons ATGTCATTTTCCCAGAGTACTCTTAATCAACGCTCATATCCAAATCAACCACACCGTCAGTCAAAAACGGTCGAATACCACCTGCCTTCAAGAGCGTCTATCCAGGAGTACCAGGCTCTTCTCGCTGACCACGCCGTTGAAGCAGCCAAGTCCTCGGCGTTCATTCCTTCTAGGCAAGCTCCTGCACCGCCGTCCCATTCCGCCTATAGATCGAAGACTCCCACGGAAACTTCGCTTCCACCGCCCCCCGCATCCGCCCCTGCCCCTACTCAAGGTCGAGTGCGAAACTCGCTCCAGAAACCACATCCAAGAACTCGTAACAACAGTCTGACCACTCCGCCTGTCATAGTAGAACACGATCCCTTCGCCGCGAACGTCAACGAACCACCGCTTGCGCAACATCTGAAAACACATAAATCAGGTTCGATGGCAGCCGGCACATCACCCCCGCCACGTCCATCTCGCGCCAACACGGCTAATCTGAATGACATCATCCCCAATCCGTCGCAGCTAGCCGCACGTCGATTGTCAGTACCAGCCACGCCCATGTTTGAGGATGGCCACTTCTACGCCGATCCTCAGGAGACTCTGCCATCAGGGCCATCTAATGACTATACCAGTTCGGCGCCCCCAAGCACTAATACGAGGATCAGGTCACGTAGTGGCACAACCGGTAAGACGAAGAAGGGTGTTCTGGGTATGATGTCGGAGATGTTCAACACGCCAAAAAGGGTGGAGATCAGTACTCCGTTCGATCCTGTCCATTTGACCCATGTTGGTTTTAACTCTTCGACTGGCGAGTTTACTGGTCTACCCAAAGAATGGCAacagcttcttcaagaaaGCGGTATTTCGCGTTCAGAACAGGAAAAGAACCCCCAGGCCGTAATGgaaattgtcaaattttaCCAGGAAGGTCATGGCGATGTTTGGGATAAACTCGGGAACGTGGGTGGCAACCAAGACGTGTCTTTCTTACAGAGTAAATTGGAAGAAAGTTTTCAAAACCCT CGGTCGCCGCCACCTCCTCCGAAAAAGCATGGTGCCCAGTCGACGACACCATCTACATCTGTTACCTCTCCTTCTTCATATAGACCTGCTCCTACACCGCCATCTGCGGCCACTCCGGCTCTGGATCGTTCTACATCACAGCGCGCACCAACCAAAACTACTAAAACCCCAGACCTCGGTCGCGCCAATACTACTCGTGATCGCCGATCACCAGCGCCAGGACAAACTGCCTCTGGACCAACTCTAGGCAATCAGCAGAAAGCCCAGTCGACAAAACCTTCGCCCGTGTCATCATCTTCCGACCTTCCCTTGAAGCAGCAACAGCTAACAGCTTCCCCCGCGGTGAGGGAAAGATCTGATCCTCGGGCCCAGAATCAAGCCCCTAGTCCTGCTGCTTCAAGTCTGGCGAAGGTTTCTGGCGTTGCCACCCCACGCCGAAGAGAGAAGAAGGTCGACAAGgggaaagaagaggatattGTCAAACGCCTGCAGGCCATCTGCACAGATGCAGACCCCACTAGGTTATATCGCAATCTCGTTAAAATTGGACAAGG TGCTTCGGGAGGTGTATACACCGCGTACCAAGTTGGAACGAACCTTTCCGTGGCCATTAAACAGATGGATCTCGAGAAACAGCCTAAGAAAGACCTCATTATTAACGAAATTCTCGTCATGCGGTCATCCCGTCACCCCAATATCGTCAATTATATTGACTCATTCTTACACAAGAATGACCTGTGGGTAGTAATGGAGTACATGGAGGGCGGCTCTCTCACAGATGTTGTTACCGCCAATTTAATGACTGAGGGACAAATTGCCGCTGTATCTAGGGAGACCTGCCAGGGACTAGAACACCTCCACAGACATGGCGTAATCCATCGTGACATCAAGAGTGACAATGTCCTGTTGAGCATGGTTGGTGATATCAAGCTCA CTGACTTCGGGTTTTGCGCACAAATCTCCGATCCCGCACATGCAAAGCGCACTACGATGGTGGGCACGCCATACTGGATGGCTCCAGAAGTCGTGACCAGGAAGGAATATGGCCCCAAGGTGGATATATGGAGTTTGGGAATTATGGCTATCG AGATGATTGAAGGGGAACCTCCATATCTGAATCAAAACCCACTAAAAGCTCTTTATCTCATTGCCACTAACGGCACTCCTACCATCGCCAATCCTGAGAATTTGTCTCCTGTGTTCAGCGATTACCTGGCGAAGACATTGGAAGTCGACGCTGAAAAACGGCCCAATGCTACTGAGCTCTTGCAG CATCCCTTCTTCAAGCTTTCAGAACCTCTTCGGACGCTTGCCCCGTTAATCAAAGCCGCTAGAGACATTgcaaaaaataagtaa
- a CDS encoding Linoleate 10R-lipoxygenase, protein MASKRSSVFRMSSTNTANGSAAKSNGAAAIDKDFQAPNSVNAPKVLKEIREQIKKGLPVNLNTTTVSAIIDLVRHKEALDDRKLLLEHALSFVSKLEDGTLARTLKDKIVQLLYNDLSHPPATSISNKYAWRTADGSYNNIDIPDLGKAGTPYSRSVQQSHPLPRNQLPDAGLIFDTLLRREGFVKHPGGLSSLMFSFAALVIHSVFRTSHRDWNINETSSYVDLAPLYGNSQKDQDRIRKRDGYGTLYPDVFAEDRLLLLPPAVCVLLVLFNRNHNYIAAKLLEINERGTYVDPATVSMDDPASKAKILAQEEEIFQIARLINCGWFGMIVFSDYFSTILGLVRDGSSWSLTPFDEIRLDDHSCFERGKGNQCSVEFNCLYRWHATTSQEDEQWTSKIFDQLFEGKPSDEVTVDDFKTAAMRAQRMQPDITHWTFGGLQRKADGSFSDDDLANVLQNATEHPAGAFRARGTPSIMRLNEVMGIEQNRKWGVCSLNDFRKYLGLKPFSTFLEWNSNPEIAEAAEKLYGNIEYLELYVGLQAEEAKPLVDGAGLCPGYTISRAILSDAIALTRGDRFFTHDFTPYNLTAWGFADCQRDPNAFGFGSTLGRLLLRVLPNNYTENSIYTFFPLMTPESMKTNLTKLGVVGQYDLNRPQPKSTTISVEGHARVSSILNNTEGFVTPYKQRVDRILRQNKGFFPIESEQEQRAIISALCGGADLSDAIGNYFYQSTKKLINANSYNLVGGKTSGIDIVKQVLTTVPVYWVATDLAGIQLRTTKHNGPYTAAELFIFLDVEASKIMVLQEKVKSSVHKLLGLIREKLGGAVGSRMSISGIVGTVSTILNKKQKTEYNDIVKRLYELGHSTDKLANTILALMVVSGVELSLAATNTVNFYVASEQATALSKLAKAAEKDTPFHGYVYEALRLDPTFRGVFRISTKDQVIDGQNFKNGDRVFLNTASANVDEYAFSNPTAIDLNRSTKGRLYPDGVFKYLGEDLTIKIVSQILRGIFEFDNVRLAPGQSGVLQRFKNHTRQELCYAYLDNTQLPSEWPTSMSLQFDTPK, encoded by the exons ATGGCCAGCAAACGCAGTTCTGTATTTCGCATGTCGAGCACCAATACC GCTAACGGTTCGGCTGCCAAGTCCAATGGCGCAGCAGCTATCGACAAAGATTTCCAAGCTCCTAATAGCGTAAACGCGCCAAAGGTTCTGAAGGAGATACGCGAGCAG ATCAAGAAAGGGTTGCCCGTCAATCTCAATACAACCACTGTG TCTGCGATCATTGATCTGGTCCGGCATAAAGAGGCTCTTGACGACAGAAAGCTTCTG CTTGAACATGCGCTTTCATTCGTTTCGAAACTTGAGGACGGCACACTGGCTCGTACTCTGAAGGATAAAATTGTTCAATTAT TGTACAATGACCTGAGCCACCCGCCTGCTACAAGCATAAGTAACAAATACGCCTGGCGTACCGCTGATGGTTCATACAACAATATCGATATTCCTGATTTGGGAAAG GCAGGTACACCATATTCGCGCTCTGTCCAACAAAGCCATCCGTTGCCCCGAAATCAACTTCCTGATGCGGGATTGATTTTTGACAC TCTTCTTAGAAGAGAAGGG TTTGTGAAGCATCCAGGTGGATTATCTTCTTTAATGTTTTCCTTTGCGGCTCTTGTTATTCACAG CGTGTTTCGCACGTCGCATCGGGACTGGAATATCAACGAAACCTCTTCTTATGTTGATCTTGCCCCTTTATATGGGAACAGTCAGAAAGATCAGGATCGCATCCGAAAGCGTGATGGATATGGTACTTTGTATCCTGATGTCTTCGCCGAGGACAGGTTGTTGCTTCTCCCACCTGCTGTTTGTGTGCTGTTGGTCCTATTCAATCGCAACCATAAC TACATCGCTGCCAAGCTCTTGGAAATTAATGAGCGAGGAACCTATGTGGATCCCGCCACGGTCTCGATGGATGACCCAGCATCAAAGGCAAAAATTCTGgcacaagaagaagaaatattcCAAATTGCTCGCCTCATAAACTGCGGATGGTTCGGAATGA TTGTGTTCTCTGACTACTTCTCCACCATTCTTGGCCTCGTGAGAGATGGGAGTAGCTGGAGCTTGACGCCATTTGAC GAAATCAGGCTTGATGATCATTCATGTTTTGAAAGAGGGAAAGGTAATCAGTGCAGTGTGGAG TTCAATTGTTTATATCGTTGGCATGCAACGACTAGTCAAGAAGACGAACAATGGACCTCCAAAATTTTCGACCAGCTTTTTGAGGGAAAGCCGTCAGATGAAGTCACTGTTGACGATTTCAAGACAGCTGCGATGCGAGCGCAAAGAATGCAGCCAGATATTACTCACTGGACATTTGGAGG CTTGCAACGGAAAGCAGATGGTTCTTTCAGCGACGATGATCTCGCCAATGTTTTGCAAAACGCCACAGAGCACCCTGCCGGTGCCTTCAGAGCTCGTGGAACGCCAT CCATCATGCGGCTCAACGAAGTCATGGGTATTGAACAAAATCGTAAATGGGGTGTCTGTTCCTTAAACGACTTCCGCAAG TATCTAGGTCTTAAAC CATTCTCAACATTTTTGGAATGGAATTCCAATCCCGAGATCGCAGAGGCTGCGGAGAAGCTTTACGGCaacattgaatatcttgaaCTTTATGTTGGATTGCAAGCGGAAGAAGCTAAGCCTCTCGTAGATGGTGCAGGTCTTTGCCCAG GGTACACAATCAGTAGAGCCATTCTCAGTGACGCTATTGCTCTCACTCGTGGAGACAGATTCTTTACTCATGACTTCACCCCTTACAATCTCACAGCATGGGGCTTCGCTGACTGTCAGAGAGATCCCAATGCTTTTGGATTTGGGAGCACTTTAGGCCGTCTCCTTTTGCGCGTACTTCCAAACAACTACACAGAAAACAGTATCTATACTTTCTTCCCTCTTATGACTCCAGAGTCTATGAAGACCAATCTGACCAAGTTGGGCGTTGTTGGTCAATATGATTTAAACCGCCCTCAGCCTAAGTCTACAACAATCTCGGTTGAAGGACACGCCCGTGTATCGTCAATTCTCAACAACACAGAAGGCTTCGTTACTCCCTACAAACAAAGAGTGGATCGCATACTTCGCCAGAACAAAGG ATTCTTCCCTATCGAGAGCGAGCAAGAACAACGGGCAATAATCTCTGCATTATGTGGTGGTGCTGATCTTTCCGATGCAATTGGCAACTACTTCTATCAGTCGACGAAGAAACTTATCAATGCAAATTCCTACAACTTGGTAGGAGGAAAAACTTCCGGCATTGACATAGTAAAGCAAGTTTTGACGACTGTGCCTGTTTACTGGGTAGCCACAGACTTG GCGGGCATCCAGCTTAGAAcaaccaaacacaatggACCATACACTGCGGCGGAGCT TTTCATCTTCTTAGACGTCGAAGCATCAAAGATCATGGTCTTGCAGGAGAAAGTGAAATCCAGTGTGCATAAACTGTTAGGTTTAATCAGGGAAAAGCTAGGTGGAGCCGTCGGTTCAAGG ATGTCAATTTCGGGCATAGTCGGTACAGTATCGACTATTCTcaacaaaaagcaaaagacgGAATACAATGATATCGTCAAACGCCTATATGAACTCGGGCATTCCACTGACAAACTTGCCAATACTATTCTTGCTTTGATGGTTGTCTCTGGCGTTGAGCTTTCCTTAG CTGCAACCAACACTGTCAATTTCTATGTCGCTTCTGAGCAGGCCACAGCACTTTCCAAACTTGCTAAAGCAGCTGAAAAGGACACTCCTTTCCATGGCTATGTCTATGAAGCTTTGC GTCTTGACCCCACCTTCCGAGGTGTTTTCC GCATCTCCACCAAGGATCAAGTTATTGACGGTCAGAATTTCAAGAACGGTGACCGTGTGTTTTTGAACACTGCTTCAGCCAACGTTGAT GAGTATGCGTTCAGCAACCCCACTGCAATCGATTTGAACCGCTCAACAAAAGGCAGGCTGTACCCTGATGGGGTGTTCAA GTATCTTGGGGAAGACCTCACCATTAAA ATTGTATCTCAAATTTTGCGTGGAATTTTCGAGTTCGACAATGTTCGCCTCGCTCCGGGACAGTCCGGTGTTCTGCAAAG ATTCAAAAACCACACTCGCCAGGAGTTATGTTATGCCTATTTGGACAACACTCAACTTCCTTCTGAATGGCCAACTTCGATGTCTCTCCAA TTTGATACCCCTAAGTGA
- a CDS encoding Start control protein cdc10 produces MQAGPRTPGSTQPPVKIYNAVYSSVQVYECMVRGIAVMRRRNDSYVNATQILKVAGVDKGRRTKILEKEILPGKHEIVQGGYGKYQGTWIPLERGRDIALQYGVAPLLSPLFDFTPTTNSLGALPVSAPTGTASPRPLSASSSYSSIGAAGNYMAALPSSLAPPPIMPGSALRLLNQGRAQGLFTPSTSGQSGLVQTRSSGFISPGPYQSGAFSSSQTPPPTAGLKRTHSEADAEFLNIPATGLLVLILRLQRYTYIGVTPKDYTHLSRPGSVNSQANGDENASPAKRPRTNSVPQETSSSQSTNWISRPQTNHPTTSQQNPNGTPRPSSSMSTTNGTAIKATNASETDVQRTRFASKPAMPRPGEPVSHYKDSRRTAVIASICQRDDSSVVIDLLREISSDPSNPDPSGNVDVDIVLDDQGHTALHLAASLARQQTVEALKENGADIHRGNFLGETPLIRACLATNNSDQQSFPILVASLYPSIHTLDTSRKSVLHHIVSLAGVKGRASAARYYLEQIFMWIVQQQGGDFRSIVDLQDEHGDTALNIAARVGNRSLVRILLDVGANRILPNKLGLRPGDFGVETEELSGGPRAEDLLASLRSGPPPTVQKSQDVIADMTTMIQNLSAEFQGEIKTKQDALDVTQAHLRAATRELSEQRKQIQLWQSRCAELDQVNQRVRNVERAIGDEDSFDWTGRTDLDGNDGRESAGPAFQYRGAGSTMVGIGGSVDISFSVDSEPPLPTADSVATLIKLRRLKAWHTRMEELVKARLKGLQGATAEKEYQCKKIVALCTGLPIDKVEDMLDNLVIALESEISVIDLGRVSGFMQKVRDGTI; encoded by the exons ATGCAGGCAGGTCCCAGAACTCCAGGAAGTACTCAGCCGCCTGTAAAAATATATAATGCAGTATACTCATCAGTCCAG GTCTATGAGTGCATGGTCCGAGGTATTGCAGTGATGCGTAGGAGGAACGACTCCTACGTCAACGCGACACAGATCCTTAAAGTGGCTGGAGTCGACAAAGGCCGTCGTACGAAGATCCTTGAGAAGGAAATTTTGCCTGGGAAACACGAAATCGTCCAAGGTGGATATGGCAAATATCAGGGAACCTG GATTCCGCTTGAAAGGGGGCGTGACATTGCACTTCAGTATGGTGTCGCGCCTTTATTGTCGCCTTTATTCGATTTTACCCCGACTACCAACTCTCTAGGTGCTCTACCGGTTAGTGCCCCTACTGGTACTGCATCTCCTCGCCCACTGTCAGCGTCGTCGTCATACTCAAGTATTGGCGCTGCTGGCAATTATATGGCAGCTCTTCCCTCCTCGCttgcaccacctcccatcATGCCCGGTTCCGCTCTTCGCTTACTAAATCAAGGTAGAGCCCAAGGACTGTTCACGCCTTCCACATCTGGACAGTCTGGCCTTGTTCAAACTAGATCTTCTGGTTTTATCTCTCCTGGTCCATATCAATCAGGGGCCTTCTCCAGCTCACAGACACCTCCGCCGACTGCGGGTTTGAAAAGAACTCACTCAGAAGCTGATGCTGAATTTTTGAACATTCCGGCTACAGGTCTGTTGGTGCTCATTTTAAGGCTTCAACGGTATACTTACATCGGTGTTACACCTAAAGATTATACACATTTATCAAGGCCAGGTTCTGTTAATTCCCAAGCAAATGGAGATGAAAACGCATCGCCCGCCAAACGCCCTCGTACCAATTCAGTTCCCCAAGAAACAAGTTCTTCGCAATCTACCAACTGGATATCGCGGCCACAAACAAATCATCCAACCACATCACAACAGAACCCAAATGGCACGCCTCGACCTTCCAGTTCTATGTCTACTACCAATGGCACTGCAATCAAGGCGACAAATGCATCTGAAACCGACGTACAGCGCACTCGATTTGCCTCCAAACCTGCCATGCCGCGTCCAGGTGAACCCGTTTCTCACTACAAAGATAGTCGGCGTACAGCAGTCATTGCATCAATTTGCCAACGAGATGATTCATCTGTAGTCATTGATCTCCTTCGAGAAATATCATCCGACCCCTCTAATCCCGACCCCTCTGGCAATGTCGACGTCGATATTGTGCTAGATGATCAGGGACATACTGCTCTTCATTTAGCAGCCAGTCTGGCTAGACAACAAACAGTTGAAGCTTTGAAAGAGAATGGGGCAGATATTCACCGCGGCAACTTCTTAGGAGAGACACCTCTGATTCGAGCATGCCTTGCCACAAATAATAGTGACCAGCAATCCTTCCCGATCCTCGTCGCTAGTCTttatccatccatccatacCCTCGACACCTCTCGGAAGTCCGTTCTTCATCACATCGTCTCCCTTGCTGGTGTCAAAGGTCGTGCTAGTGCAGCGCGATATTATCTTGAACAAATATTTATGTGGATTGTACAGCAGCAGGGGGGAGACTTCCGATCAATCGTTGACCTCCAGGATGAACATGGTGATACGGCGCTGAACATTGCTGCCAGAGTAGGCAATCGAAGCTTGGTCAGGATCTTACTGGACGTTGGTGCCAATCGAATATTACCCAATAAATTGGGCTTGCGACCTGGTGATTTTGGAGTGGAAACTGAA GAATTGAGTGGTGGTCCTCGCGCAGAAGATCTTTTGGCATCATTGCGCTCGGGGCCTCCTCCAACAGTGCAAAAAAGCCAAGATGTAATCGCAG ATATGACTACTATGATCCAAAACCTTAGTGCTGAGTTCCAAGGAGAAATCAAGACCAAACAAGATGCCCTCGATGTAACACAAGCTCATCTACGTGCTGCTACCCGTGAACTTTCTGAACAGCGGAAACAAATACAATTGTGGCAATCACGCTGTGCTGAACTTGACCAAGTCAACCAACGTGTCCGAAACGTTGAGAGAGCCATCGGGGATGAAGATTCGTTTGACTGGACAGGGCGGACAGATTTGGATGGAAATGATGGTCGAGAATCAGCAGGACCTGCGTTTCAGTATCGTGGTGCTGGTTCGACGATGGTGGGGATCGGTGGATCTGTCGACATTTCTTTTAGCGTCGACTCAGAGCCTCCATTGCCAACTGCCGATAGCGTGGCGACTTTGATTAAATTGAGAAGATTGAAGGCCTGGCATACACGGATGGAAGAACTTGTCAAGGCCCGGTTAAAAGGCCTGCAAGGCGCCACTGCAGAAAAGGAGTACCAATGCAAGAAAATTGTTGCTCTGTGTACTGGTCTCCCCATCGACAAGGTCGAGGAC ATGCTTGACAATCTTGTTATTGCCCTTGAAAGCGAAATATCGGTTATAGATCTTGGTCGAGTTTCGGGTTTTATGCAAAAG GTCCGGGACGGTACTATATAG
- a CDS encoding U4/U6 small nuclear ribonucleoprotein Prp4, whose protein sequence is MAELTLDTLMDDGNYLGTERARLENKVILDELERKKKARTMAVPTDDNRVKARLREIGEPITLFGERAADRRDRLIYVLSQINAARGDDAMHVDEESSDDSEEEEEEFYSPGSLELLEARRRIAEFSLPRAQKRIAQQRIDSKMDLGRIVDIRKKVFAEVKRFSNMGSQIGDERPISQVRFAPNNQILATGSWSGTVKLWNVPSCTPIRSLRGHSDRVGGVAWHPQATLSQGEDLVNLVSGGGEGSVNLWSLNSDSPISVLKGHQGRVCRVAFHPSGDYVASASFDTTWRLWDVNSSKELLLQEGHSKEVYSIEFQCDGSLVGSGGLDAIGRVWDLRTGRTAMVLDGHIQPIFSMAFSPTGYQVATGAGDDTIRIWDMRAIKSIYTIPAHVSNVSDVKFFHSNDLHFKRPTPPDISMNGTDESEAKTDVPEKEYATLEEEWRYRSGLFFASSGYDGFVKLWSADDWQLLKRLTTDAGKVMSVDISSDGNMLVSGTYNRNFQLFTPEEV, encoded by the exons ATGGCAGAACTCACTCTAGATACTTTGATGGATGATGGCAACTACTTGGGCACAGAAAGAGCCCGTTTAGAAAACAAAGTAATTCTCGATGAACtggagagaaagaagaaagcgcGAACGATGGCCGTTCCTACAGATGATAACCGCGTCAAAGCCAGACTAAGAGAAATAGGGGAGCCCATTACACTTTTTGGAGAACGA GCTGCAGATCGACGAGACCGTTTAATTTATGTTCTTTCTCAAATCAACGCTGCAAGAGGAGATGATGCTATGCACGTTGATGAAGAGTCTTCTGATGAtagcgaggaggag GAGGAAGAATTCTATTCTCCGGGTTCATTGGAATTGTTGGAAGCACGAAGACGGATAGCAGAATTTTCTCTTCCCAG AGCTCAAAAGCGGATCGCCCAGCAGCGAAtagatagtaaaatggatCTAGGGCGCATAGTTGACATTCGAAAAAAGGTCTTTGCGGAAGTCAAA AGATTTTCAAACATGGGCTCACAAATCGGCGACGAACGTCCCATTTCTCAAGTACGATTTGCTCCCAATAATCAAATTCTTGCAACAGGGAGTTGGTCAGGGACGGTGAAATTATGGAATGTACCATCATGTACTCCCATCCGTTCTCTACGAGGGCATAGCGATCGCGTAGGAGGCGTTGCATGGCATCCCCAAGCGACATTATCACAAGGGGAAGACCTTGTGAATCTTGTCAGTGGGGGTGGCGAGGGCAGCGTGAACTTGTGGTCGTTAAACAG TGACAGTCCGATATCGGTATTAAAAGGTCATCAGGGTCGTGTCTGTCGCGTCGCATTTCACCCTTCCGGCGACTATGTTGCTAGTGCGAGTTTTGATACCACATGGAGGCTATGGGACGTCAATTCTTCAAAAGAATTGCTTCTCCAAGAAGGTCATTCAAAAGAAGTGTACTCAATCGAATTCCAGTGCGATGGCTCTCTGGTGGGCTCTGG TGGGCTTGATGCCATTGGGAGAGTCTGGGATCTACGAACAGGACGGACGGCCATGGTCCTAGATGGACACATTCAACCAATCTTTTCGATGGCATTTTCGCCTACTGG TTACCAAGTAGCCACAGGGGCCGGAGACGACACGATACGCATATGGGATATGCGTGCGATCAAATCCATATATACCATCCCCGCACACGTCTCCAATGTGTCTGACGTGAAGTTTTTCCATTCTAACGACCTTCACTTCAAACGACCCACTCCTCCAGACATCAGCATGAACGGCACTGACGAAAGCGAGGCCAAAACTGATGTACCTGAAAAAGAATATGCCACTTTAGAAGAAGAATGGCGTTACCGATCAGGATTATTCTTTGCTAGCTCTGGATATGACGGATTCGTGAAACTATGGAGCGCGGATGATTGGCAGTTGCTGAAAAGACTGACAACAGATGCTGGAAAGGTCATGTCAGTGGATATATCTAGTGACGGCAACATGCTCGTATCTGGTACTTATAATCGTAACTTCCAACTCTTTACCCCGGAAGAGGTCTAA
- a CDS encoding Coatomer subunit epsilon-1, producing MDSSDLYNVKQQFTLSAFQALVNQDLPDESSPNYIPALIYKARSYIALNEPKSALNLIPENAENVAVKAVASLARYVIAEGSSDVESTLEELRDLSVEIEGDDVEGSEKDKALVRVLAGTAFARAGEIEEALETLGSETEDLEAVALIVQIYLSINRPDLAKKQFDRSKRWAEDDLLLQLIESTVGLATGKDNYSNTSSFYTEQLGNPSLTSPHLLTARGVTRILRGEIQEAKSDLEESLHQQKGDAEAEAAYAVATGLGSSKRSEADDIWAKLASEHPSHPLVADVNQKADMFDQYASNFTVPPQAGTVSA from the exons ATGGATTCATCAGATTTGTACAACGTGAAACAACAATTCACTCTGA GCGCATTTCAGGCCTTAGTGAATCAAGACCTACCGGATGAATCTTCTCCTAACTACATACCTGCGTTAATCTATAAAGCGCGCTCATACATTGCCCTCAACGAGCCAAAGTCTGCTTTGAATCTAATTCCCGAAAATGCTGAAAACGTTGCTGTTAAGGCTGTCGCATCCCTGGCGCGTTATGTCATAGCAGAAGGATCCAGCGATGTGGAATCAACCCTCGAAGAGCTCCGGGATCTGTCTGTCGAAATTGAGGGCGATGATGTGGAAGGTAGTGAAAAAGACAAAGCATTAGTCAGAGTTCTCGCAGGCACGGCGTTTGCGCGTGCTGGCGAGATAgaagaagctttggaaaCACTGGGCTCTGAAACAGAAGATCTTGAAGC GGTCGCTCTGATAGTCCAAATATACCTCTCTATCAATCGACCCGATCTAGCCAAAAAGCAGTTCGACCGTTCCAAACGTTGGGCAGAGGATGACCTCCTATTGCAACTCATTGAATCGACAGTCGGCCTTGCAACTGGCAAGGACAATTACTCTAACACAAGTTCTTTCTACACAGAACAACTCGGTAACCCTTCCTTAACCTCTCCTCATTTATTGACGGCAAGAGGAGTTACGCGTATACTTCGGGGCGAAATTCAAGAAGCCAAATCTGATTTGGAAGAATCCCTTCACCAACAGAAGGGGGATGCAGAGGCTGAAGCTGCTTATGCAGTCGCAACTGGCTTAGGATCTTCAAAACGATCAGAGGCTGATGACATATGGGC GAAATTGGCTTCTGAACATCCCTCGCACCCTCTTGTGGCGGACGTTAACCAAAAGGCGGATATGTTCGATCAATATGCATCAAACTTTACCGTTCCGCCGCAAGCAGGAACAGTCTCTGCCTAG